The proteins below come from a single Mya arenaria isolate MELC-2E11 chromosome 8, ASM2691426v1 genomic window:
- the LOC128242442 gene encoding D(2) dopamine receptor A-like codes for MYSPLSHVDEARNWTEADLSLEKASTLVGSIVYLCILMVVGVVGNIFVLHIFYFKFSPSTHRCFIITLAIYDFFACAVGAPWAIAESFFAFNYHDVATCKIFRFILYYTCIASSLTLVLIAIERSRKICTPLKSQFSVLMAKRAICVVVLVISTISASPALVLYGNKTIPTGYKNVTGTKCFVTDHFSETYWPKVFNIYLLALAFLSTAIMAICYIRIARAVSRMGMDKIAKRMKASEKSNAKSVNSVARSEDDLNDSDSTYQQDVNFSSTEQNHQTSRGEVSVTSRDNVKVSISASATPKRSKLRDRSSKWAGKVLRRLSSKSGQKTLRVTKMLTFVTVAFVVSYLPHLGLQLWSMFTSKERENTLPTDNFYQVLFYSFLINNLVNPFIYAAMDLKFKNELKKILACGFNIGTTKNTV; via the coding sequence ATGTACTCACCTCTTTCTCATGTGGATGAGGCTAGGAACTGGACGGAAGCCGACCTCAGTTTGGAGAAGGCTTCGACTCTCGTTGGCTCTATAGTGTACCTGTGCATTCTGATGGTAGTTGGGGTGGTAGGCAACATTTTCGTCCTgcatatattttactttaagtTCAGTCCATCAACGCATAGGTGTTTCATAATAACTCTTGCCATCTATGACTTTTTCGCGTGTGCGGTCGGTGCCCCATGGGCAATCGCGGAGTCATTCTTCGCATTTAATTATCATGACGTCGCCACCTGTAAAATATTCAGATTCATACTGTACTATACATGTATAGCCTCGAGTTTGACGTTAGTTCTTATTGCAATTGAACGCAGCAGAAAGATATGTACGCCACTAAAGTCGCAGTTCAGTGTTCTAATGGCAAAAAGGGCGATATGTGTTGTGGTGTTAGTAATTTCCACCATCTCCGCCAGCCCAGCTTTAGTACTCTATGGAAATAAAACTATTCCGACTGGATATAAAAATGTAACTGGCACAAAGTGTTTTGTTACCGATCATTTTAGTGAAACATACTGGCCAAAAGTATTCAACATCTATCTGCTAGCTCTTGCATTTTTGTCAACGGCCATTATGGCAATATGTTATATTCGAATAGCAAGAGCTGTATCCAGAATGGGTATGGATAAGATAGCAAAGCGGATGAAGGCCTCCGAAAAGTCCAATGCAAAGTCTGTAAATTCGGTTGCACGAAGCGAGGACGACCTAAACGATTCCGACTCGACATATCAACAGGATGTGAACTTCTCCAGTACGGAACAAAATCACCAGACGTCACGAGGTGAAGTGAGTGTTACGTCACGTGACAACGTTAAAGTCTCGATTAGTGCCAGTGCGACGCCAAAAAGAAGTAAATTGCGAGACAGATCCTCAAAGTGGGCCGGTAAAGTTTTACGACGTTTGTCGTCGAAATCTGGACAGAAGACACTACGTGTTACTAAAATGTTAACGTTTGTAACTGTCGCTTTTGTTGTCAGCTATTTACCACACCTTGGTCTGCAGCTGTGGAGCATGTTTACCTCAAAGGAAAGAGAAAATACCTTACCAACAGACAACTTCTaccaagttttgttttattcgtTTCTAATAAACAATCTAGTAAACCCTTTCATCTATGCTGCCATGgatttgaaattcaaaaacgAGCTTAAAAAGATTTTGGCATGTGGTTTCAATATCGGTACAACGAAAAATACTGTTTGA
- the LOC128243823 gene encoding G-protein coupled receptor 84-like, with translation MYSPLSHVDGARNWTTGDLSLEKASTLVGSMVYLCILMVVGMVGNIFVLLIFYFRFSPSTHRCFIITLAIYDFFACAVGAPWAIAESFFAFNYHDVATCKIFRFILYYTCIASSLTLVLIAIERSRKICTPLKSQFSIPMAKKAIYVVVLVISTISASPALVLYGNKTIPTGYKNVTGTKCFVTDHFSETFWPKVFNIYLLALAFLSTAIMAICYIRIARAVSRMGMDKIAKRMKASEKSNAKSVDSVARSEDDVNDSDSTYQQDVNSSSTEQSHRMSRGELSGTSRDSAKVAMSTGTKQSRSKLRNRSSKWASKVLRRLSSTSGRKTLRVTKMLTFVTVAFVVSYLPHLSLQLWSMFTSKEKENTLPTDNFYQVLFHSFLLNNLVNPFIYAAMDLKFKNELKKLLTCGFNIAARSNNV, from the coding sequence ATGTATTCACCTCTTTCTCATGTGGATGGGGCTAGAAACTGGACAACAGGTGACCTCAGTTTGGAGAAGGCTTCGACTCTCGTGGGCTCTATGGTGTACCTGTGCATTCTGATGGTAGTTGGAATGGTAGGCAACATCTTCGTATTGCTGATATTTTACTTTAGATTCAGTCCATCAACGCATAGATGTTTCATAATAACTCTTGCCATCTATGACTTTTTCGCTTGTGCGGTCGGTGCACCATGGGCAATCGCGGAGTCATTCTTCGCATTTAATTATCATGACGTCGCCACCTGTAAAATATTCAGATTTATACTGTACTATACATGTATAGCCTCGAGTTTGACGTTAGTTCTTATTGCAATTGAACGAAGTAGAAAGATATGTACGCCACTAAAGTCACAGTTCAGTATCCCTATGGCAAAGAAGGCGATATATGTTGTGGTGCTAGTAATTTCCACCATCTCCGCCAGCCCAGCATTAGTGCTTTATGGGAACAAAACTATTCCGACAGGATATAAAAATGTCACTGGCACAAAGTGCTTTGTTACCGATCATTTTAGTGAAACATTCTGGCCAAAAGTGTTCAACATCTATCTGCTAGCTCTTGCATTTTTGTCAACGGCCATTATGGCAATATGTTATATTCGAATAGCAAGAGCTGTATCCAGAATGGGTATGGATAAGATAGCAAAGCGGATGAAGGCCTCCGAAAAGTCCAATGCAAAGTCAGTTGATTCGGTTGCACGAAGCGAGGACGACGTAAACGATTCCGACTCAACATATCAGCAAGATGTCAACTCCTCCAGCACGGAGCAAAGTCACCGGATGTCACGTGGTGAATTGAGTGGTACGTCACGTGACAGTGCTAAAGTTGCAATGAGTACTGGTACAAAACAAAGTAGAAGTAAATTGCGGAACAGATCCTCGAAGTGGGCCAGTAAAGTTTTGCGGCGTCTGTCGTCGACATCTGGTCGGAAGACATTACGTGTTactaaaatgttaacatttgttaCTGTCGCATTCGTTGTCAGCTATTTACCTCACCTTAGCCTGCAGCTATGGAGCATGTTTACTTCAAAGGAGAAAGAAAATACCTTACCAACAGACAATTTCTACCAAgttttgtttcattcatttCTATTAAACAATTTAGTTAATCCTTTTATCTATGCTGCCATGgatttgaaattcaaaaacgAGCTTAAAAAGCTTTTGACTTGTGGCTTCAACATCGCTGCTAGGAGTAATAATGTTTGA